ACTTGATCCCTGGCTTTGGGGCGATCGCCAAGCCCAGCACCTGGGGCGTTCTCAGCGGCATCTTGCTGGATCAGGTGAAGCCCATTGCCGACTCGCTCGAAGCCAATGGCTGGGTTGTTGCTACGCTCTGGCGCAGGCAGGACTGGTGCTGCTTGAATATTCGGCGATCGTGAGGGCTGCGGGCGTTGGGCAATGGGGGATGGGGGGATCACAGGGTGCGAACCAGATAGGCACGGCGGGTATCAGGCTTCCTGTAGGGCGCTACGAATGGGATGGCTGGAAGCCTCGCGGATGCTCGACCGGCCAAAATCGCAAATCCAAAATCGAGAATCAATCTGAGTCGATATGTCGATATGGCTGAGCGAATTCAGAAAATTTTGTCTCAATATGGCATTGCTTCGCGCCGTCAGGCAGAGCAGATGATTCGAGCGGGGCGGGTGCGGCTGAATGGGCAGGTGGCGACGCTGGGGCAGGTGGCGGATTTGGCGGGCGATCGCCTCGAAGTAGACGGCAACCTGCTAAATGCCCAGGCGCGTCCAGACTTGCTCTACCTGCTGCTGCACAAGCCGACCGGCGTGGTTTCCACCTGCCACGATCCGCAGCAACGGCGCACCGTGCTAGACCTGTTGCCAGCGCATCTGCGCCAGAGCAGTGGGCTACATCCGGTTGGCCGCCTAGATACCAACTCCACCGGGGCGCTGCTGCTGACCAACGACGGTTCCCTGACCTTTCCCCTCACCCATCCGTCTCACCACATTCCCAAGGTGTACGAAGTGTGGGTTGCTGGCTGCCCCAGCGCAGAGACCCTACGGCAGTGGCAAGGCGGCGTGCTGTTAGACGATCGCCCAACCCTGCCTGCCGAAGTCACGCTCCTCGATGATCGAGCGAACAAAACCCTGCTGAAAATTGTCTTGTATGAAGGGCGAAATCGACAGATCCGCCGCGTCGCTGAGCAGTTGGGGCATCCCGTAATGTCGCTCCATCGAGTAGCGATCGGGCCGATTTTGCTGGGAGATTTGTCTCCCGGACGCTATCGAAACCTGACCTCCAAGGAGCTGGATTTTCTCCGAGCGCAGGCTGGTAACTTCGCCAAAACCCCTTCAGACCCGTAGGATTTTGAAGTAATATGCTCTTATCCGTGTCGCCCTCTTTTGGGGGTTTAGAGTCTGGCTTTTTGAGGATGATGCCGAGCTTGTGCGGCCGACCGAATCATCAGAATCATGTCTCACCAAGTCATGTCGTCTCAACAGGTCACGTCACAGTGAGGAGCATAAGGTGCTGGATGCTATGAGTAAGGGTCTTTCTCCACTAGAGCAAGAGCAAATCCTGAAGCTAGAAGAGTTGGGCTATGAACTGCACCAGCTTCGGGAGCAGCAGATGCTCTCGATTGACCAGGTTTCTGCCCGGACGATGATTCAGCCGCGAGTGATTCGGGCGATCGAGTCTGGAAATTTCAAAGAGCTTCCCGAAGGAGTCTATATTCGGGGCTTTTTGCGCCGCTATGCGGATGCGCTTGGGCTAGACGGACACGCCCTGGCAAATGAGTTTCCACTGGAGCCGCAAAACGCGGAAATTCAACCCTCCTGGCAAGAAACCCCGGAGGCGCAACTGCGCCCGCTGCATTTGTACTTTGCCTATTTGGGGCTGATTGCAGCGGCGATCGCCGGGCTGTCTTACGTCTGGAGCCGTTCTACCACGCCGATTACGGCGAACCAGCCCTCTCCTGTCCCCTCGCTCATCGCCTCGCCCTCGCCGACTGCCGCCAGCCCCGCCGCCCAGCCTGGACAATCGCCCACCACACAGGCGATCGCCGCCAGTCCCTCTCCCAGCCCGTCGCCTGCTGTACCTGCCAAGCCCGTGCGTGTAGAAATCACGCTGCGGGAACAATCCTGGCTGCGGGTGACGGTGGACGGACGTACCGATTTTGAAGGCATGATGCAGGCAGGTACGCAGCGCAGTTGGGCAGCCGACCGCGAAGTTCGTATTCGCGCTGGCAACGCGGGTGGCGTGCTGGTGTCCTACAACGAGCAGGAAGCAAAGCCCATCGGTCAACCTGGAGCCGTGCAGTCTGTCGTGTTTCCGCCGCCGCCAGAGCAGGACAGTACTCAAGCCTCTGCGAATGCTCAGACCAACTGAGAGTTCTGCGTTCCAAATCGCCCTTATCCCCCAGCCGCTTCTCCCGACCTGAGAGAAGGGGCGCCAGAGAGGCTTGAAGTTCCTCTCCCGCGCTGGAAGAGGGCTCAAATAAAGCCTTCGGCACACTAGAAAAGGTTGATGGGGATCGGCAAAGTTGCATATCCCGTTTTAACTAGCTCAGGACTTACGCACTTGCGATAAGCTTTTTGGATTTTGTCCAATTTCTCGCGGCGCAGCCCGCGAGAAATTGGACAGATGCGTAAGTCCTACAGCTAGTGATGGTCGTGATGGCCAGGCTCGATGTCGGGCAGGGGTTCTCGTTCCTGCTTGGAGGGAGGCTTGGGAGCGCGGCCGTAGAGTTCCACGAGTGCTAGGAGGCGATCGCCCAGTTCCTCCGTTAAAACTTCGGCCCCATAGCGCCAGCCCCAGTTGCCATCGGGCTTGCCGGGATAGTTCATGCGGGACTCGGTGCCCAGTCCTAGCAGGTCTTGCAGCGGGAAAATGGCCTGGTTAGCCACCGAGGCCATGCCCAGCCGAATTAGATCCCAGTGGATACCCGCTTCGGACGTGCAGCCCAAGTAGCGAATCAGGCGATCGCGCTCGTATTCGGGCAGTTCGCTAAACCAGCCCTGGGTAGTGTCGTTGTCATGAGTGCCTGTGTAAACGACGCAGTTACGCTCAAAATTGAACGGCAGAAACGGATTATCCGCGCCGCCGCCAAAGGCAAATTGCAGGATTTTCATGCCGGGAAACTCGAAGCGATCGCGCAGGTCTTCTACATCCGGCGTAATCACGCCCAGGTCTTCTGCCAAAATCGGCAAATGCCCCAGTTCCGTTTCCAGGGTTTCAAAGAATGCAGTGCCCGGTGCATCAATCCATTCCCCATTCATTGCAGTTTCTTCGCCCTGGGGCACGGCCCAGTAGGCGCAAAAGCCCCGAAAATGGTCGATGCGGACGATATCTACATAGTCCAGCGTGGCGCGAAACCGCTGGAGCCACCAGCCAAAGCCTGCTTTTTCTAGCGCTTCCCAGTGATAAATCGGGTTGCCCCAGAGTTGCCCTGTTTCACTGAAGTAATCGGGCGGCACGCCGGCCATCAGCGAGGGTTCACCCGTTTCTGGGTCGAGATGGAAGAATTCGGGAAATGCCCACACGTCCACGCTATCGTGTGCCACGTAGATGGGGATGTCGCCAATGATGCGGATGCCCAGATCATTGGCGTAGTTGCGCAGCGTAGACCACTGGCGGAAAAACTCGAACTGCAAATACTTGTGCTGAAAGATTTCTTCGCTGAGCTTGAGCCGCCACTCGGCCAGGGCTTCTGAGTCTCGACTGGCGATCGCCTCATCCCACTGGTGCCAGCTCATACCGCCCTGGGCTTGCTTCAGCGCAATGAACAGCGCATAGTCATTCAGCCAGAAGGCGCGGCTGGCGCAAAACGCATCGAACTCCATGCGCTGCTCCACCGTGGCGTGTTCCTTGAAGCGCTGGGCTGCCTTCAGCAACAGCGGCATCTTGGTTTCAATCACCCGGTCATACTCGACTCGCTCGGCGGGAAAATCGGGCAAACTTGCCAGGTCTTCATCCGTCAGCCAGCCCTCGTGATAGAGGCGATCGGGGCTGATCAGCAGCGGATTGCCCGCCATCGACGAAAAGCACATATAGGGCGAGTTGCCATGCCCCGTCGGCCCCAGCGGCAACACCTGCCAAAACTGCTGCCCGCTGCGCTGCAAAAATTCGACAAACCGATAGGCGCTGTCTCCCAAATCCCCAATTCCATAGCGGCTGGGAAACGACGTGGGGTGCAGCAAAATACCACTAGAACGGGGAAACGGCATGGTTGACCAAAAGCTCCCAAACCCAAGGGCTTCAAACCGCGCATTGTCAGCGCTTGTGATGCTTAGACTGTAGCACGGGCGATCGCCCAGAACTGTTCTCAATGCTCTGTCTCAGGGCTAAATTTTGGCGCTTTGCAAGACGGATTGAGGCCAGAGACTATATCAATTCTCGATTTTGGATTGCCCGTCAATCAAGTCGTTCAATCAAGTCCAGGACTTAGGCACTTGCGATAAGCTCTTTGGGTTTTGGACAATTTCTCGCAGGCGCAGCCCGCGAGAAATTGTCCAACTGATAAGTCCTACAAGTCGTTAAATCAAGCTAAAAATCCGTCACCAGGGCTAGTGTTTTACTCCAATCCGGTTTAGTATATTTGTACTAAATTTTGTGAGGCGACATGGCACGACGACCCCAATACCCGCCCGATTTTGCTCAGATGGACTTGCTGTGGAATTTGACAGCTGATTCGGAACGGGCTGACTCGAACCAATGGATCGAAACAGAAATCGACATGCCCGAAGACCCGGTACTGCTACAAAACCTGGAGCTAGAAGCGATGAAACTGGAAGAGATGGAGCTAGACCTGATGGAAGAATGGACGACCGAAACGGCCGATGCTTGGGTCGAAGAAACGCGCCAGTTGTTTGAGCATGAAGGGTCTGATGAGGCACTGTACGAGCGCGTGGTGCAGGCGATTTACGTGCTGTGCGATCGCATTCGGAGAGAAGATGCTGATCTTTAGTAGACCTCTTGCACAAATGCTTTTCTAAGAGCGTGAATCGCTGGGCAGCACCGCCGCCCAACGATTCACACAAAGGAATCGGCAAAGCTGCACATTGTGTTAATCAGGAAGTGTTAATCAGGAAACGCAAAGCCCTGCCTGGGGTCGCGGATAAACAACCCCAGCGTCAGTGTATTCATGACCACGTCCCAAACGGGCGTGAGCCGCTCGGCATCGTCTACCCAATAGTCGAAGGTGATTAGGCACTGCACCCCTGACCCCAGCCCAATGCAGGTACGCGAGTAGGCTTCGCGATTTTCCTGCGAATCGAGAAACTTGAACTCTGTCCAGACGATCCGGGCGGTTTGTCGTTTGAGGCTGACAATCTCGCCCTTTTCTAAAATGTTGCGTTCGTCTTTTTCGACTAGTTCCTTCATCACGCTGACCAGCGGAAACAGCGTCCAGTCGCCCTCTGGCAGCAGGTTATAGGACACCTCCAGGCGGCAGTTGTCGTTGGGCGGCTTGCCGTCAAAAAACTTGAAGGATTTTTCATCTGGCTCGAAGATCCAATCTTCGGGAACGTCGAATCGAACCGCACCGCGTCCAGCTACGAAAATGTTGTAGCCATCTTGCGATTTCCAGTTGTGGTTTTCGGGCAGGCTGAGGGTTTCTTTCACCCATTTCAGATCATGCTTTGGTTTCTTTGCCATGAAGACCTTTGGGAGCGTTTTTCTGAAGAGCGATATTTTCTAGGCATTTTCTAGGCACTGTCTAGGCTACTTCTTGGGCTGCGTTTGCAAGACGCGCCAGCAAACCAGCAGCGCCAGGGAGATATAGCCAAGGACGGCGAACCAATCTAGCCAGGTCGAGTCAAGCAAGGTCGAGGGGGGTAGGGGATGGAAAATGTGAGAATTTGGGAATGTGAGAATTTGGGGCGATCGCAGGATAGCGCAAAAAGCTCGAAAATATCACTAAAAAATATCACTAAGTTTTGCGATAGGTTTTGCTATTTAGGGCGATTGGGTTGAGAATGGAGGTTTAAGGATGGAGGGCGATCGTCCGATTCCAGGCTTCCTCTATGCCCATCTCAACCCTTTGCAGCCTAGCCCCCAACCCCTTTTACGCCCCGCATGGTCATATAGACTGCCAGGGCAATCAAGAAGGATTTGAACAGCCGATTCACGGTTTGATCGGACAGCTTGGGCAGAAGGCGCGTGCCGACCTGAGCGCCGACAATGCCGCCCAGCCCCAGACAAACCCCCGCAATCCACAGCACGTTGCTGTTATAGGCGTGCTGCGCTAGTCCTGAAATGGCAATTGGTACGATCGCCCCCAGGCTGGTTCGCACCGCAGACTTGATTGTTTCGCCCAGAAA
The Thermoleptolyngbya sichuanensis A183 DNA segment above includes these coding regions:
- a CDS encoding pseudouridine synthase, with the translated sequence MAERIQKILSQYGIASRRQAEQMIRAGRVRLNGQVATLGQVADLAGDRLEVDGNLLNAQARPDLLYLLLHKPTGVVSTCHDPQQRRTVLDLLPAHLRQSSGLHPVGRLDTNSTGALLLTNDGSLTFPLTHPSHHIPKVYEVWVAGCPSAETLRQWQGGVLLDDRPTLPAEVTLLDDRANKTLLKIVLYEGRNRQIRRVAEQLGHPVMSLHRVAIGPILLGDLSPGRYRNLTSKELDFLRAQAGNFAKTPSDP
- a CDS encoding helix-turn-helix domain-containing protein; amino-acid sequence: MSKGLSPLEQEQILKLEELGYELHQLREQQMLSIDQVSARTMIQPRVIRAIESGNFKELPEGVYIRGFLRRYADALGLDGHALANEFPLEPQNAEIQPSWQETPEAQLRPLHLYFAYLGLIAAAIAGLSYVWSRSTTPITANQPSPVPSLIASPSPTAASPAAQPGQSPTTQAIAASPSPSPSPAVPAKPVRVEITLREQSWLRVTVDGRTDFEGMMQAGTQRSWAADREVRIRAGNAGGVLVSYNEQEAKPIGQPGAVQSVVFPPPPEQDSTQASANAQTN
- the malQ gene encoding 4-alpha-glucanotransferase, with the protein product MPFPRSSGILLHPTSFPSRYGIGDLGDSAYRFVEFLQRSGQQFWQVLPLGPTGHGNSPYMCFSSMAGNPLLISPDRLYHEGWLTDEDLASLPDFPAERVEYDRVIETKMPLLLKAAQRFKEHATVEQRMEFDAFCASRAFWLNDYALFIALKQAQGGMSWHQWDEAIASRDSEALAEWRLKLSEEIFQHKYLQFEFFRQWSTLRNYANDLGIRIIGDIPIYVAHDSVDVWAFPEFFHLDPETGEPSLMAGVPPDYFSETGQLWGNPIYHWEALEKAGFGWWLQRFRATLDYVDIVRIDHFRGFCAYWAVPQGEETAMNGEWIDAPGTAFFETLETELGHLPILAEDLGVITPDVEDLRDRFEFPGMKILQFAFGGGADNPFLPFNFERNCVVYTGTHDNDTTQGWFSELPEYERDRLIRYLGCTSEAGIHWDLIRLGMASVANQAIFPLQDLLGLGTESRMNYPGKPDGNWGWRYGAEVLTEELGDRLLALVELYGRAPKPPSKQEREPLPDIEPGHHDHH